In Panthera tigris isolate Pti1 chromosome B1, P.tigris_Pti1_mat1.1, whole genome shotgun sequence, the sequence tttggttggcgcatttagtccatttacattcagtattattatagaaagatatgggtttagagtcattgtgatgtccgtaggtttcatgcttgtagtatAGTCTCTGAtattttgtctcacaggatcccccttaggatctcttgtagggctgttttagtggtgacgaattccttcagtttttgtttgtttgggaagaccttatctctccttctattctaaatgacagacttgctggataaaggattctcggctgcatatttttttctgttcctcacattgaagatttcctgccattcctttctggcctgccaggtttcagtagagagatcggtcacgagtcttataggtctccctttatatgttagagtgcgtttatctctagctgctttcagaattttctctttatccttgtattttgccagtttcactatgatatgtcgtgcagaagatctattcaagttacgtctgaagggagttctctgtgcctcttggatttcaatgcctttttccttccccagatcagggaagttctcagctattatttcttcaagtacaccttcagcacctttccctctctcttcctcctctggaataccactTATgggtagattatttctctttagtgcatcacttagttctctaattttcccctcatactcctggatttttttatctctctttttctcagcttcttctttttctataattttgtcttctagttcacctattctctcctctgtctcttcaatccgagccatggttgtctccattttattttgcagctcattaatagcattttttagctcctcctggctgttccttagtcccttgatctctgtagcaagagattctctgctgtcctttatactgttttcaagcccagcgattaattttatgactattattctaaattcactttctgttatattgtttaaatcggttttgatcagttcgttagctgtcgttatttcctggaggtttttttgaggggaattcttccgtttcgtcattttggattgtccctggagtggtgtgggactgcggggcacttcccctgtgctgtcttggataacttgtgttggtgggcggggccgcagtcagatctgaagtctgcccccagcccaccgctggggccacagtcagactgttgtgtaccttctctccccctctcctaggggcaggattcactgtggggtggcgtggcctgtctgggctacttgcacactgccaggcttgtggtgctggggatctggcgtattagctggggtgggtaggcaaggtgcacgggggcaggaggggcagccttagctcacttttcctttggagatctgcttcgggaggggccctgtggcaccgggagggagtcagactcgctggagggatggatctgcagaagcaccgcgagttgggtgtttgtgtggtgcaagcaagttccctggcaggaaccggttccctttgggattttggctgggggatgggcaaggtagatggcgctggcgagtgcctttgttccccgccaagctgcgtTCTGTTGtacggggctcaacaactctccctcccgttgtcctccagccctcctgctctccgagcaaagctgttaacttataaccttccagctgttaagtcctgcttgctgtccgaacacactccatccggcccctctgcttttgcaagctaGACTTGGggcctctgcttggccagcgggccgcccctccacccctccgccccggctccctcccgccagtccttgtagcgcgcaccgcctctccgcccttcctaccctcttctgtgggcctctcatctgctcttggctctggagactccattctgctagtcttctggcggttttctgggttatttaggcaggtgtaggtggaatctgagtgatcagcaggatgcggtgagcccagcgtcctcctacactgccatctttccccccatcctttttttaaaaaatataatttattgtcaaattggctaacatgcagtgtgtaaagtgtgctcttggtttttggggtagagtcccgtggttcattgcttatatacaatacccactggtcatcccaacaagtgacctcctcattacccattttccccttccccccatcaaccctcagtttgttctctgtatttaatagtctcttatgctttgcttccctccctctctgtttgtaactaatttttccccctccccttcccccatggtcttctgttaagtttctcaagatccacatataagtgaaagcatatgatatctgtctttgcctgagtgacttatttcactcagcataacaccttccaattccatccacgttgctacaaatggcatgatttcattctttctcattgccaagtagtattccattgtatatataaaccacatcttctttatccattcatcagttgttggacatttaggttttatctataatttggctattgttgaaagtgctgctataaacattggggtacaagtgcccctatgcatcagcactcctgtatggGTAAATTCccaatgggtaaattcctagtagtgctattgctgggtcattgggtagttctatttttaattttttgaggaaactccacactgttttccagagtggctgcaccagtttgcattcccaccagcaatgcaagagggttcctgtttctccacatcctcaccagcatctatagtttccttatttgttcattttagccactctgtgATGAGGTGgtatcagtgtggttttgatttgtatttccctgatgatgagtgatgttgagcatcttttcatgtgtctctaggccatctggatgtcttctttggaaaagtgtctattcatgtcttttgcccatttcttcactggattatttgtttttcaggtattgagtttggtaagttctttattgattttggatactaaccctttatccgatatgtcatttgcaaatatcttttcccattccactggttgccttttagttttgttgattgtttcctttgcagtgcagaagcttttatcttgatgaggtcccaatagttcatttttgcttttaattcccttgtctttggagatgtgtcgagcaagaaattgctgcagctgaggtcaaagaggttttttcctgctttctcatctagggttttgatggtttcctgtctcacatttaggtctttcatccattttgagtttatttgtgtgtgtggtgtaagaaagtggtctagtttcattcttctgcatgtagctgtccagttctcacagcaccatttgctaaagagactgtctttttttccattggatactctttcttgctttgtcaaagcttatttggccatatgtttgtgggtctagttctggggtttctattctattccattggcctgtttttgtgccaataccgtactatcttgatgattacagctttgtagtagaggctaaagtctgggattgtgatgcctcccactttggttttctttttcaacattactttggctatttggggtcttttgtggttccataaaaattttaggattgcttgttctagctttgagaagaatgcttgtgcaattttgattgggattgcattgaatgtgtagatagctttgggtagtattgacattttaacaatatttattcttccaatccatgagcatggaatgcttttccatttctttgtgtcttcttcaattccctttgtaagctttctatagttttcagcatacagatcttttacatctttggttaggtttattcctaggtattttatggttcttggtgcaattctggatgggatcagtttcttgatttctctttctaacAGTACACACATCCTTAACTCAACTTTGTGGTCATGGTGAGGCATTACTGACCTGGGAGCAGGATCTGATAGCTTCCCACTTAAATATGCTTTTTCAGTAGGTATAAGCTTACTGTTTCTACACTGCTGTCTACATTCAAAGGTAACCACTGTACAGAGAATAGCATTTAAGAATCATTATGTAAAATAGGGACGTGTTGTAAATCCCAGTGTGCTGGAGCAATGTTCCTGTTATTCTGTCCTAGTCACAGCTCTGGTGGCCAGTATAGAAAGGGGAACAAATTCTTTCCTTGATAAAATGTATCAGAATGCTAAAAGTCACGGCCTACTGTGTTAACATCGGAGAAGGGAAGATCCCAGATGTCTAAGGAAGCCTGAGGGATAAGAGGGCTAGAGAAAATGAATCTTTGAAAGAAATTTATTCTTCACATTGATGGGACAAGCAAGAATACACATAATACACAGTAAGGCAGGTACCCAAATTTCAAGGGTGGGGCTAGGATTCTGGGAAGAGAGTGGTGTATGGCTTTAGGCACAAGAGCTGGGGTGTTTTAGAAAACTTCCCAAGAACACTGTTCTTGGTTTTACGTGCATAGACAGGCTGGATCCAGAGAGAATTGCAGATATACATTGTATGGAATCTCTCACTTTGCActtacaaagttttattttttatttctgcaaaataatattttccgTAGCCATATGTTGATTGGTACTCATATCTGATTGCATTGCTAAAAGCATTTTTACTGgaaatgaagttttgttttgaacTCAGTGAAGTTCACTGAgggttattttagaaaaaattcatAATGgcataaaagtgaaaaacattaaaaaatttttttttctattttaggttACTTGGAACAAGGACTGCTGGTAAAGGAAGAGGTTAAACtcatagagaaatataaatcaaacttGCAATTTAAACTTGATTTTATATCACTGATACCAACTGATCTGCTGTATTTTAAGCTAGGGTGGAACTATCCAGAAATTAGATTGAACAGACTGTTAAGGATCTCTCGGATGTTTGAATTCTTCCAGAGAACAGAAACGAGAACAAACTACCCAAACATCTTCAGGATTTCTAATCTTGTTATGTATATTGTCATCATTATCCACTGGAATGCATGTGTGTACTTCTCTATTTCCAAAGCTATTGGATTTGGAAATGACACATGGGTGTATCCTGATGTTAATGATCCTGAATTTGGCCGTTTGGCTAGAAAATATGTGTACAGCCTTTACTGGTCTACACTGACTTTGACCACAATTGGTGAAACACCACCTCCTGTGAGGGATTCTGAGTTTGTCTTTGTGGTGGTTGATTTCTTAATCGGAGTGTTAATTTTTGCTACCATCGTTGGTAACATAGGTTCTATGATTTCCAACATGAATGCTGCCAGAGCAGAATTTCAAGCAAGAATTGATGCAATCAAGCAGTATATGCATTTTCGAAATGTaagcaaagatatggaaaagaGAGTTATTAAATGGTTCGACTATCTGTGGACCAACCAAAAAACGGTTGATGAGAGAGAAGTCTTGAAGTATCTACCCGATAAGCTGAGAGCAGAGATCGCCATCAACGTTCACTTAGACACGTTAAAAAAAGTGCGTATTTTTGCGGACTGTGAAGCTGGTCTATTGGTGGAGTTGGTCTTGAAATTACAGCCCCAAGTCTACAGTCCTGGAGATTACATTTGCAAGAAAGGGGATATCGGGCGAGAGATGTACATCATCAAGGAGGGGAAACTGGCTGTGGTGGCAGATGATGGAatcactcagtttgtggtattgAGTGATGGTAGTTACTTTGGTGAGATCAGCATCCTTAACATTAAAGGTAGCAAAGCCGGCAATCGAAGAACAGCCAATATTAAAAGCATTGGCTACTCAgatctcttctgtctctcaaaagatgaCCTCATGGAAGCTCTGACTGAGTACCCAGATGCCAAAACTAtgttagaagagaaaggaaggcaaatCCTGATGAAAGATGGCCTGCTGGATATAAATGTCGCAAATGCTGGAAGTGATCCTAAGGATCTTGAGGAGAAGGTCACCCGAATGGAGGGGTCCGTAGACCTCTTGCAAACGAGGTTTGCTCGGATCCTGGCGGAGTATGAGTCAATGCAGCAGAAACTGAAGCAAAGACTCACTAAGGTCGAGCGATTTCTGAAACCACTTATTGACACAGAATTTTCAGCTCTTGAAGGATCTGGAGTTGAAAGTGGGCCCATGGACTCCACCCAGGACTGAAAAGCTGGTTGTTAACAAGGACATGCCTCATGATCCTTTTGGTGATGTTATTAGGCCACTCTAatttggaagaagaggaagattcAGCTGGGGGAGTTTTCCATAAGGAAAATGTGCTTTGGTGCAGGGCACAAGGCCCACATACTCACTTGCGAGGTACTGTGATTAAAGAATCATCGTACTTAGGATTTTTCAGAATGGATAGTGTGCAAAGATATAGAATGATTGTCAGTCTCTATATCTTCTGATCTTTTTCATGTATATTCCTTTTGTGTAATATGCTTTATAAAAGTGAATAAGCATCCCTCACTTTCAGGCATTTTTGGATCACTGAGGAGCAACTGGGAATTACCATGTACATCATGTTCAGGGTACCATTTTGAAAAGAATTACAAGgcagtaaagtaaaataaatcctaaaatgaATACTCCTTATCTGATCATTTAGTAGGGAGTTTAGGATCTTACAGAGCTTCAGAGTCATTTTAAGGGTAGTAATCATTGTACTTTTGGACTTGGGAAGCGTGGTTAAGAGAAACTTCTTACGATAAAAACATGACAAATTAGACTTCACatatatatgctaatatataaatatgtaacattaaaaatcataaaatgtaggaattttttataataaattttttaaaatttctctgattctttttttaattaaaaaaatttttttgaatgtttatttttgagagagagagagagagagacagagcatgaatggaggaggggcagagagagagggagacatagaatccgaagcaggctccaggctccgagcccgacacggctcgaactcagagccatgagatcatgacctgagccgaaatcggacgctcaaccgactgagccacccaggcgccccaaaatttctctgattcttaaggCCTGACAGCAATGACTACTATCTTCCTTATCTGACTGGCCAGCAATAAAAAAAGGGATACAAATAATTCTATTGCTGGGTGATTAACAAAGGAAATTGTTGTAATGTTAGAAAAGGAGATCTGAAAGTTCAATGGCAGCTTCTTAGAAATTCAGAATCTCAGGCCCTACCCTAGACCTACTGGATTAGAATCTACTTTTTAGCAAGACCCTTGGGTGAGTCATACCTACATTAAAGCTTGAGAAGCACCTAATTAGACAACCAGGAAGGAGTTAATGGGATTGTTTTAGAAATTTCAGAAAAGGGAACTGTATGAGAAGTGTGTGGTTGTGGAAGACATTGCTAATCAGTCATACAGCTCTCTATTGCTTAACCCATGTGGTTCAAAAGTTCTTCTTAACACAGATCTCTGGAATTGATATAAAATTTCTATCTCTGCCTATAATAATATGGCTTGACATGACATCTTGTTAATTTGACATTTCAAATACTTATATGGACCTTGATCAGTGTATGTCTATGGTAGAGTTTATTGTGTTCTACCAAAAAGGATATTCATTGAACTATGCATGGTATTTGCAGTCTTATGTTGCCATTTTACATGTTATTTGTTCAATATCACCCAGCAAGTGTTTCTTCACTACAGAGGAAGTGGCTGGTTCTGGAGTGGGTGGGTTGTAATTAGAATGTAATATGGTTTCTGACTGAGACAAGTACTCTTTttactctctctttttccatatttttaatactCCTTCTCCTTcacacacattttattctttgtgctCCTTGTTGCCTGTTATAAAAACCTCTAAGGCATTGCAAAGAGACTTGATTTAGTAAGATAAGATGGCTCAgggccggggcgcctgggaggctcagtcggttaagcatccgacttcagctcaggtcatgatctcacggtttgtgagtttgagccctgcatcgggctctgtgctgacagctcagagcctggagcctgcttcggattctgtgtctccctctctctgttccccaccactcgcactctgtctctctctcgctctctcaaaaataaagataaaaaaaaataataaaaaaagatggcTCAGGGTCTGGTTCCCAAGGAGAAGCAGCTCCAGTCACAGCATCCAGGAGGGTGGGTACAACGAGTCTGATCTGGGCTAGAGACACCCATTCTGATTTGATGACCTCGGACCCAAAGCTCTGTAAGTCTTTCTGATGCTTCGATTGGGCAGGTGGCAGATTCTTGGTACAAAGACTTGAGTCAGGAGGGCTAAGCCAATTCCTTTTCCATGACTCCTCCAGGTGGAGGCTCTGACAGGTAGTGGCGAAGTTCCACTTTAGACACCTGGAGTGCAATGCAGAGGTTCACAACTGGATTCTGGCTTcataaagaaatcttttaaaaagacaggaaatatgtGGCTTTGGGAGACTCATGGTAAGGATGCTGACCTGGGTACAGATAGATGTCAAAGCAGGAACTCACCTTTTGCTAATGCAAGAAACCACCCTTATTCTAGATTGATTCCAGACTCCACTTGCCTGTCTTAACATATTAAGACTAGGACAGGGTCTAGATAAGGACAAGGGAGAAGTGGTTGAAATTTGAAGTTGTTTAGCAACTAATCTGAGAGCAGATGAGAGAGAATTCTAGAACTCATAGATGGCAGATCAAGGAGGGAGCAGAAGCCCAATCAGCTAGTCTTGCCAGTGTGTCTGATGAGTGTTTACTCTGCACTTCCTGCCCAACTCTAGTATAATGTAATGTTTCCATAGGAATAGATTACTTCAGAGTTTtgcatatatctttaaaaaacccCAACTTTTCCAACTTGAAATATGACATAGTTAAACTTCTTACCATTAGGTGGCAATGTTGGTCTACAATCACAACCTCCAAAGCCTGAAACTACATTTTTCTTCACAGAAATTATAGGTAGTAAAATCAGAGGTCTTTGGCAATAAtgggcattttttttcctaacatgaaTATTTCCAGAAGATTTTAGCATAGCAAACTATATGCCAGTCTAAAATTAAAGCATGATCAAGTAAAATTTAATATGCAAATTTAATGGAGACAGCAACAAGATAAATTGAAGCATTTTAGTATTTCTTAATTTCGGAAAGCTCACCAATGCAATAATGACAATTACATTACAAGAAGCTTTTTACCAATCTGTGAGCTATGTATTAGAGgtaagcacacacaaaaaaggagcAAGCAGCATTTATATTGAaattcactttatatttttattaaaaaatatccatTGCTTTAAAAAGTTTGGAAACTGTTGATATGTTTTAACTGTGTTGGAAGTATGCCTGGCTAAAACACTGTCAATGTGGTTAATATTCTACCTTATGACTACAGAAATTGTATTATTGGATGCCTTTGTTTATAGAccattcagaatataaaataccaaaaaacagGCCTATAGACTCAAAAGAAAAGGTTGCTATTCCCTGGACTAGTTTATCTCTAGGtgaaggaagaaagcaggaaattCATGGAAAGGAAATTGGAGCACATAGAAAATGCAACAAGATTCCAGAGATGGTCTAATTCACCCCTCCTCGTTTTACAAGTACAGAAATGATGATGAGGCAACACTacagttggtgaggatgtagagtgTTAGGAACTCGGAGTAGCAGTGGGAATTTTTACCGTATGTTGGAGAGCCATGTGCTAATATCTGCTAAAGCCAGGGTCAGGCTGATGTAAAAGCCAGCAATTTCATTGTTAGGTATAGTTACTACAGAAAATTGGCCACATATGCACCATAAGACATGTCAAAGAATGCTTATAATAGCTAAagtttggaaacaacctaaatgtccatcaaaaggaAGCCAGATACATGAATTGGAATATAGCCCCATAATGGAATACCATACAACATGCTTGAATAGTAACAGATACCATCACTTAACCTAGTGTTTAGTTTGTGCTGGCACTGGTCAAGTACTTTCTAGATTTCAGTGCATTTAATCTTCGTGATAGCTTGTAAGTTAGGTTCCACTATGTGTTCTGtttaaaagatgaggaaagggaggcacagagagtgtaagtaatttgcccaaggcccaCAGGAAGGAAGTGGTATAACTGCTCTTTGAACCCGGACAGTGAGGCTTCAGGGCCCCTGCTCTTCACCCTTGAATTCATGAGCCGACTTTCATGTGCACAAAATATCACCTATACAAAATTTACAAACACACAACACAATACTCAGTAGTGTGTATGAATCTGCACCTCTGATGTCACAGTTTAATAACAGGCATGGGAATATTCGATAGAAATCGGAACACCATTCACACTTGTGGGGCTGGAGAGAatgagacgggggtggggggagagtgaaAAATTCAGAGGACTTCAACAGTCcatgatgttttatatttttaaaaacaatctgaaaGACATAAGTTCAACTGTTAAGATCTGATGAACCTAGGTACAAATACATGTATTCTGTCTATGATTTTTGGTATATGTGAACTATttcaaatggaagagaaaagaggagtaGAAGAGGTATGAATTCACACAGCTAGTTTAGTGACAAAGCCTGGACTTTTGACCCTTGGTTCCGTGTTTACTTCACTGTGAGGTTGCCTTTGAGTGCT encodes:
- the CNGA1 gene encoding cGMP-gated cation channel alpha-1 — translated: MKKNIINTRFSFINVPNVIVPDIEKEIRRMENGACSSFSDDDDDDDSASMFEESENETPHAGDSFRNNSHRRGPTQREHYLPGAIALFNVNNSSNKEQEPKEKKKKKKEKKSKSDDKNVNKKDSEKKKKKEKEKEKKKKEEKGKDKKEEEKKEVTVIDPSGNTYYNWLFCITLPVMYNWTMIIARACFDELQSDYLEYWLIFDYLSDIVYLLDMFVRTRTGYLEQGLLVKEEVKLIEKYKSNLQFKLDFISLIPTDLLYFKLGWNYPEIRLNRLLRISRMFEFFQRTETRTNYPNIFRISNLVMYIVIIIHWNACVYFSISKAIGFGNDTWVYPDVNDPEFGRLARKYVYSLYWSTLTLTTIGETPPPVRDSEFVFVVVDFLIGVLIFATIVGNIGSMISNMNAARAEFQARIDAIKQYMHFRNVSKDMEKRVIKWFDYLWTNQKTVDEREVLKYLPDKLRAEIAINVHLDTLKKVRIFADCEAGLLVELVLKLQPQVYSPGDYICKKGDIGREMYIIKEGKLAVVADDGITQFVVLSDGSYFGEISILNIKGSKAGNRRTANIKSIGYSDLFCLSKDDLMEALTEYPDAKTMLEEKGRQILMKDGLLDINVANAGSDPKDLEEKVTRMEGSVDLLQTRFARILAEYESMQQKLKQRLTKVERFLKPLIDTEFSALEGSGVESGPMDSTQD